GCCACGGCGCTGGGAGGAGGCTGCCGAGCACAAGCACTCCTCGGTGGCCCCGTCAGCGAAGGGCGTGGGCTTGGCCGGGCTCGGGCTCCTCGCTCCGCGCGCGGCCGAGGCTCAGCAGGCGGGCGATCCCGCCCGGGGCAAGGCGGTGTACGAGAAGAAGTGCGTGCTCTGCCACGGCGAGAAGGGTGACGGCGCGGGACCGGGCGCCTCCCAGTTCGAGCCCCGGCCTCGTGACTTCACCAAAGGCAAGTTCAAGATCCGCACCAGCGTCTCGGGGCAGGCGCCCACCGCCGCCGACCTCTTCCGCATCATCTCCGAGGGCATGCCGGGCACTTCCATGCCCGGGTGGAAGGCGCTGCCCGAGAAGGACCGGTGGAGCCTCGTCGCGTACATCAAGACCTTCGCGCCCGACGCCTTCAAGGAGGCGCCGAAGCCCGCCGTGCTGCCGAAGGAAGTGGCTTCGTCCAAGGAGTCGCTGGCGCGGGGCAAGGAGATGTACGAGGCCATCGAGTGCAACAAGTGCCACGGCGCCGGCGGGCGCGGTGACGGTCCCTCGGCTCCCGATCTCAAGGACGACTGGGAGCAGCGGGTACGGGCCGCCAACCTGACGCAACCGTGGAACTTCCGTGGTGGCAGCACCACCAGGGACGTCGCCACACGCCTGGCCACGGGGCTCATGGGCACGCCGATGCCGACCTTCATCGACAGCGTGGAGAAGCCCGAGGACATCTGGCACGTGGCCAACTACGTGCGCTCGCTCGGGCAGGACAAGGCCGCCTTCGCCACGATGCTCACCGTGCGGTCCGTCGCCGGAGCCATCCCCGACGACCCGGCGGTGGCCTTCTGGACGCAGCAGCCGGCCTTCGCCTTCCCGCTGGCGGGGCAGGTCATCGTGGACCCGCGCAACTTCAACCCCTCCATCGACATGATCACGGTGCGCGCCGTGTACACCGACAGCGAGATCGCCTTCCACCTGACCTGGGACGATCCCACCAAGTCCATGCCCGACGCCAAGGCCAAGACCTTTGCCGACCAGATCGCGTTGCAGTTCGCGGCCAAGCCGGCCGAGGGCAACGAGCGCCCTTACGTGCTCATGGGCGACGGCGCGAACCCCGCCTACCTCCTCCGCTGGGCCTCGGACGCAGGCGTGGGGGAGGCCAACGCCTCGGGGCTCGGCAAGCTCACCCCGCAGGCAGGCGAGGCCGTCCAGGCCAAGGGCGCGGCAGTCTTCGCCGACGGTCAGTACCGCCTCGTGATCAAGCGGCCGCGCGTCACCAAGGATCCCGGGGATCTGGAGTTCCCCGCCGGACGCTTCCTCTCCGTGTCTTTCATGGCCTGGGACGGCGGGGCCGGAGAGACCGAGAGCAAGATGTCCTTCTCGTCGTGGTACTACCTCCGCCTGGAGGAGCCAGGCTCCAACCAACCGTATGTCATTCCCCCGCTGGTGATCCTCGTCACCGTCGCGCTCGAGCTGGTCGTGGTCCGGCGCGCGAGGCCCCGGACCCAGGGGGGATAAGGAGGAGAGCATGATGCGCCACTGGACAACCGCGCTGTGCGCCCTGGGTCTCGCCGCCGCTCTCGTGTGGGCGGGCTCGACCCCCGTCACCGCCCAGGGGGCGGGCTCCATCGTGGGCGAGGTGAAATTCTCGGGGACGGTCCCCGCGCCCAAGACCCTCAAGGTCAACAAGGATCCCCAGGTCTGCGGGAGTGACAGGCCGAGCGAGGAGCTCATGGTGGGTGCCAACAAGGGCATCAAGAACGCGGTCGTGTCGCTC
The genomic region above belongs to Candidatus Rokuibacteriota bacterium and contains:
- a CDS encoding c-type cytochrome; its protein translation is MSLFRSKLFQSVLVLVVTFFVFRFGIQPPAPWSVITLYMGVVLLALLVYVSSDGDSWRAFVAPLRALLVDDSLMPIRVAAMIVLPLGLGYYAYSQAAATVEAPPELRAVHPAPPASVSFRGKTIDVQGLENPLRKDAANFKKHVDEGAVIYIRNCMYCHGDNLDGAGHFAHAFNPPPANFTDPGTIAMLQEAYLFWRIAKGGPGLPKESTPWNSVMPAWEDRLGEEEIWKVVLYLYDATGYQPRRWEEAAEHKHSSVAPSAKGVGLAGLGLLAPRAAEAQQAGDPARGKAVYEKKCVLCHGEKGDGAGPGASQFEPRPRDFTKGKFKIRTSVSGQAPTAADLFRIISEGMPGTSMPGWKALPEKDRWSLVAYIKTFAPDAFKEAPKPAVLPKEVASSKESLARGKEMYEAIECNKCHGAGGRGDGPSAPDLKDDWEQRVRAANLTQPWNFRGGSTTRDVATRLATGLMGTPMPTFIDSVEKPEDIWHVANYVRSLGQDKAAFATMLTVRSVAGAIPDDPAVAFWTQQPAFAFPLAGQVIVDPRNFNPSIDMITVRAVYTDSEIAFHLTWDDPTKSMPDAKAKTFADQIALQFAAKPAEGNERPYVLMGDGANPAYLLRWASDAGVGEANASGLGKLTPQAGEAVQAKGAAVFADGQYRLVIKRPRVTKDPGDLEFPAGRFLSVSFMAWDGGAGETESKMSFSSWYYLRLEEPGSNQPYVIPPLVILVTVALELVVVRRARPRTQGG